A region from the Schistocerca serialis cubense isolate TAMUIC-IGC-003099 chromosome 1, iqSchSeri2.2, whole genome shotgun sequence genome encodes:
- the LOC126457581 gene encoding 52 kDa repressor of the inhibitor of the protein kinase-like: MDIAGTEQLSLSARYFDHATNVVREDFLGFTPLARLDVIHISNTIISTLSAWELNLDKMVGQGYDECSMMAGKIGRVQKIIAEKYPKAHFYRCASHRLNLVVNDLNTLPEVRNAIGTIKEGISFFRGSKQRKVLVGNLQKLCETRWSEKHKSIRKFNDKFLEIVEALPILHKEGDRETSQKVWQLYYTLTSPTFILTLKVIAKYSAKLEPVTNILQSVNINLLEVSEHIQRIVKMLLDDRENVEAEFEMIMKSAESNYSAL, translated from the coding sequence ATGGATATTGCAGGCACAGAACAACTTTCTCTTTCTGCGCGTTATTTTGACCATGCAACTAATGTTGTCAGAGAAGACTTCCTTGGATTTACACCATTAGCAAGGTTAGATGTAATACATATCTCCAATACAATAATATCTACTTTATCTGCTTGGGAATTAAATCTAGATAAAATGGTAGGACAAGGCTATGACGAGTGCAGTATGATGGCCGGTAAAATTGGCAGAGTACAGAAGATAATTGCTGAGAAATATCCCAAGGCTCACTTCTATCGTTGTGCTAGCCATAGACTTAATTTAGTTGTGAATGATTTGAACACCTTACCAGAGGTTAGAAATGCCATTGGTACTATCAAAGAAGGAATTTCTTTTTTCCGGGGGAGCAAGCAAAGGAAAGTCCTAGTTGGGAACCTTCAAAAACTGTGTGAGACACGCTGGTCTGAGAAGCATAAGTCTATAAGGAAATTTAATGATAAGTTTTTAGAAATTGTTGAAGCATTGCCAATTTTACATAAAGAAGGAGATCGTGAAACTAGTCAGAAAGTCTGGCAACTTTACTACACACTTACTTCTCCAACATTTATTCTTACATTAAAAGTCATAGCAAAATATTCAGCCAAACTAGAACCTGTCACCAATATCCTACAATCAGTAAACATTAACTTGTTAGAAGTTTCAGAACACATTCAacgaattgtaaaaatgttattggATGACAGAGAAAATGTGGAAGCTgaatttgaaatgataatgaaaagtgCTGAAAGCAACTATAGT